The genomic window atattttatactgatgacTAACTTTAGTGCCTAATTTTAGTATATACATAGCATAACTTTAATCATAAATCATAATTGAGTATGgctttaggttttttttttttaatttttttttcatcttttgtGAAAATAATAACATCCTTCAATTTGAATAGTCAAACTATGAGATGTATTGCAACAAACCAACCCTCACGTGAATGACATTTGTTCGTTCTCATCGTAAATAGTAAAAACTAGTCATAAAATTAGTAATAGCGAGTTTTATCCTATATTTTCACAGAAATATTTTTCAGTGGATTGAAAAGCAGATCGAGAATTCGAGATAGACAGATAAGTTTCTCTCAATCCAATTTTATATTTGTAGTGTGAATTCTAtaattactttttctattttctatcgACAACAAGACAGTGACACTCAACATCAATGAGAATGCTGTTCAGCTATGCACTTCTTGTGTTCTGTACTTTGATGATAATCAGATATACATGTGCTATCGGCTATCTTTCCATCAAGAAATAACTTTAAGCTACACCTATTAATCCTTGACTACATTGAGATTGTAGAACATAAATCTAATTCTGAGACATGCTCTTGAACAACGTATCAAGTGTAAATCTTAGCAATTTTGTTAATTTGAAGTTAGAAACTGGAGATACACATCTAGTAAAACAACGAAGCTACAATCTCTCGACAAACAATACAATATTTGTGGTTTTTAGCCAACCTGAAAATTGACAGGCTCCTATGGCTCAGACTTAACAAGCTCCTCGACAGAATTTCGGTAATTAGCAATCAAGTCTCTGTAACAAGGAGAAAAATGAATACGTGTTTAGCATCAAGCAACTCAATCAAACATAGATATCAGATAAACATAGCACTAACCTTCGTTGATTTAGCAATTGCTCACTTTCTTCTAGCTTCTTGTTCTGTCCCTCAACTGTCTGCATTTAGCATCATCCAGAAAGTACAAACTCATATTAGACCTAGAATAGTACCGGTATAAAACAGCAAGTTAAAGATTCAACTTTTCTACTGTTTAAAGAACAATCATATCAAGATGCAGAATAGAATATGTATCATTCTTCTTTTCTGTGTTGGTCGATGCATGTGTTTTTTTAATTATCATGCATAGGTTGGACACATAAGTATAAATGCTAAAACCTCAAACCCAGCTCAAGACACACATAAATACACAAGTGCACACATGAGTGCACCTAGTACCAAAACCATAATAAAATTATTCAGTTTCAGCACACTTTTGAAGCTAAATATTTAGAAGTTCAAGTGTTTAATTAAATATGCCTATCCTCTATGTAGCAACCAATATATGTAAAAGCAAAGCATAAAATAAGAAACATATTTTACAACAGAAACAGAAATTGCAGAATCGCTAAATACCATCGCCTTGGTGCTAATGGAGTCGGAGATTGAGTTCAACAGTTGCTGGCACTTCTCAAAATGGGTGCTCAATTCAGTGATCTATAACAACAAAACCAACCAAATATGACACAAATGACTATTCAAACTTTCAAACAACCCTCAATTGGGAAGTTCAATTGCCaaaacgaaaaaagaaaaaaaaaggtgatTGATATTGAACAAAACAATGAAAACAAggcaaaaaaaatgaatgaaatttAAAACATATCATACCAATGCATCTGACTGTTGATCTGGAGTCCCATGCTCGATAACCTCAGCCAAATTCTCAACCAGCTATAcccaaaaataaaactaaaaaattaaatataaatcataacaaagcaacaataacaatgaagTTAAGGGGAAACTGGGTTAAGGTTACATGTAAGAGGTGGTAGTGTGAGGCCAGTGATTGGTGAAGgttctgctgctgctgctgctgctgctgttgctgttgctgttgctgttgcagctgctgctgctgctgttgttgttgctgctgctgctgctgctgctgcagaagaagttgctgttgttgttgttgttgttgttgttgttgttgttgttgttgctgataAAGCTGCTGCTGTTGTTGGAATTGAGGCTGTTGAGGTTGCTGAAACGTTTGATGGAGaaactgttgttgttgctgctgctgttgcTGCTGGTGGAGATAGAGGGGATCTTGAGATTGAGAATGGGTTGGGGTGTTAGTGTTGTGGGTTGGGATCATTGTCCAGTTTCCTCCTGAAGAAAACTGATCCATCGATTCAATTCAATTCTGCCCTTTGCAAACACAGATTAGGGTTCGAGCACCAACAATACCACTATTGTTTCTACATTAACCACCAAATACCATTAGAAGTTTAGAGGATGCAAAAGCCCCTAATATTACTTGAAAAATACACAAAAGCAAAATTGACACATGAATGAATAATCACAGTATATGTTTGAACTATGAACTATGCAAAAGCCCTTCCAGCTCACCAATTACAAGAATAGGACTAGGTCTAAGTGAAAATAGTATAAATAAGAGTAAAACTAGTGTAATAATTGTATGCAACAGTGATGAAATGAAATTTCCTTCTCATTGACTATGTTCTTCTCTAATTCCTCTTCTAAATTATAATAATTCTTCTTCTCCCTTATTACACACTCATCCAAATATTCCCCCTGATTCTTAATTCCATTCATACACCATTCTTAAGATAACAGCAAGAACAACAAATATACCAGTGAGAGGACGATGCCGACGGAACGAAGAAACGCTGCAGCCAGAGGAAGGGAGGGAATCACAGCAGCAGAGTGAGAAGAGAAATCAGGGGCAGAGGATACGGCGAAGGCTGGGTTTCCTTTTcgaccttttttttttcaatggatAACTAACAAAAAAATTCATCTCTTTAATAAATGGTGAACTGTATTTATATttatcaaggttctgaaaaccggaccggtcatcaaaccgctttAGTCATTGGTTTATTGGTCTAACCGGTCTAACCGTGGTTTAACCGAAAAAACCGTTCCATGATAAAATAATaagtaaattataaataaacatcataaaatatctttcaaatttaaaaccCTACACAAACTATCACCAACTAAATgtaattaatcatcaaaatatgcAAAATAATTGCAGTGCACAAGTTAAAGATAGACAATATTACCTTAACGTAATTGAgtcaaaaagtaaaacaaaacaggctcttttaattcttttatGCTTGTAGGCTTTAATATAATCATTAATATAATCATTATCATACAGAGGAACTTTGTTGAAGGAATTTATGGCAACCAAAATAGGCCCTGCTTTTGTCTGAATTGTACAAGATATGATTAACAAGGTTAAATATTGAAGTTAGTTAATCAGACCAAACAAGAATATTTCCCAGTTGTCTCACTGAGTCCAGCCAAATGAAAAAAACATCACTGTGTACTATCGTAATTCTAGATCATATCTTACTTTCCCATCAGGCAGTGAAACAACAGAAAGCAGTTCCAGAAGATGTTGTTATCTTAAAACTGATTTCAAAGCCTAGAAGCAGAGTGAAATTAaaaacatgaagcatataataaatcaaaagatcaccaattgcaatttttttaataagaacagaagttaagaacaatgaaaaatgaagaaagattaacatttttcaacccaattttaacaaagctcatcacaatgattaacaacaacaaaaagcactgaaggaacagtgaatcagtaacatgggcagtgcaaatttaaaatttaaaagttatcaatttaaaatctATCATCAAATACAATCAGTGAGCAAAGCCAATCAACCAAGCACTCACTGAGCATTCTGTTATGATTCTGTGACTAGgaagcaacaaattcagcaacaaattcaagttacagcaacaaatttaacaaatctTAGTAAAGTCCCGATTTACAGCAACATTTAGATCAGCAACAAGGCAAATTTATTGATTAGCAATTTTTTCGGCAACATGCAAAAATACAGGGAGAAGGGAAATCTGGAGAAGAGAGAACAGGGAAGCGATGGTGCAGGGACTCACCAACGGTCGACGGCGAGTCAGCGACCACCCCACGGAAGGCGACGAAGCAAGAGACAACCCCACGAGTTGCTTCTGCCGCCGGCGACGAGACAGGCGAACCACGAGATGCCAGTGACTGAGACGAGACTCGAGTGAGACTGGGAGGCAGATTCGAGCAGAGACAACCACAGACGACGAGCAGCAACCAACGCGCACAGCTCGAGCACTCACTGGCGGAGGGAGGCGCGAGCAGCCGAGCACAGAGGAGAGAGGCGAGATGCGAGCAAACGACGCGGAGGATCCGGCGAGAGGCCCGAGAGCACGAAGACGGTAGTTCTTGAGTGCGACGGACGGCGGCAGCAATCTCCCACTCCGACAGACGGCGACGACGATTGGTGGAGGCTGCTAGGGTTTGGTTTCTTTGGCTGCTAGGGCATTTGCTGCAGAAAGGAGTTGGAGAAGTGGGGGATAAGTGGATAACGCGTCACGCGTGCAATCTTTTCCCTTTCAACAaaggaaacgacgtcgtttatgtAAACCGGCCGGCTTCCGATCCGATCTGACCGACCAGTTACTGGCCGGTTTAACGGTTCTCGAACGGTTTTAAATTGAGCGGTTTTACAAACTGGATCGGACCATTTTTATGATCGGTTTCCGATTCAACCGGTTCGACCGATCGGTCCTATccaatttttaaaattgatatttATACTTNNNNNNNNNNNNNNNNNNNNNNNNNNNNNNNNNNNNNNNNNNNNNNNNNNNNNNNNNNNNNNNNNNNNNNNNNNNNNNNNNNNNNNNNNNNNNNNNNNNNNNNNNNCTCAAGGAAAGGACAAATTTGTTGTTTATCTCTAAAAAATATACTGTTCAATACATGAAACGACGTTGTCGTTTGGAGCAGCCGCATTGCGCCCTCACCGCAACCTTGAACATTACAGACCTTATATCTAGGTCCGAGGGACAAGGCAAGGAACACAGCGGGGCGAGCATTAGATTCGTCGTTGCACTGTCCTCTTTCCTCTTCACATTTCCCTCAAAGGTTTCATCTTTCACGTGGATCCACCTCCATTTCACTTTCNNNNNNNNNNNNNNNNNNNNNNNNNNNNNNNNNNNNNNNNNNNNNNNNNNNNNNNTTTCTTGGAGTGGTTTAAGTATTAGGGGGGGGGGGAGAAGTTAGGAGTTAGGATTGTTTATGATAGTTTATCATCTGTAAATTCAAAACTAAATACCTAATTAGAGTTCCGTGAATTAAGTATGATCAAAAGTAGGGGGTTTTTAAGCTTCATGCTTCAACTATCTTGATGTCTAATCAGATATTAGGAAATGAAAAAAAAGGGGAGAAGAAAAACTGTTACATAGATATGGATTCAGTACCCATACCCTATACATATAAGAGTAGGATTATGAAATTTTTGCCAAAAAGTACGGTACGAGAGGGTatatataacatttttttttcattataataCTTTGAATAGTAAGTGCCCAACAACTACTAGTATCCGGTACAAGTAAAATAGCCATTTAGAAATGCCTATGCTTCAaagtagaagaggaagaagaaacctTATTTACAAAATTTTATATTCATGACTAGAAAATGCCTTTCACATAGTTTTATGAGGGGATATGTAAAAGTTCTAATGCTATCTTACTTTCCCAACAGAatttacataaattttgattCGGGCAGCTATGCGACTTCTGTGCCAGACTTACCCATTTTATCTTTCTCTTCATGCATATCTTGGGCGATACAATTGTGTCCAAATCTTGCAAGACAATCGTATCTGAAATTGTGATCTAGGGAGATGCATTGATTGCAATGCTTAGTGCAGAAGTAGGTTAACTGAAAAAATGTATCTGCTCTGGTGGTGTTGTAGAGATTTTTTCCTCAAGTCAATATAGCAAGGATAAAGCTCAATAGATCGATTGAATGGGGGTAAAGTTTATGTTTCTTGTGTTGAATCTGTTTTAGCTTGTGGCAAGCCATCCCGGTTGCCAAAATGGAGGAATACTGGTTATCTATTTGCAAAAGAGTCATAGTTGCTAAGAACTATAGTTGTAATTTGAAACTGACTTTGGTGATCTGATCTAAACTTCAACACCGAATAGCTTTGATTCTGGGTGCATTAAGTAAACCATTTTAGTACTGGCTAACTTTGACAAAATCAAATTCACACTAGCTGATGAGTTCTTGATGGCACCTTGATTCCCTTTTCTTGTAATGATTATTGATTATTGGTGAATAGAAATGTCTCGAAGTTACAATGAAAATATAAAGCTCTACACACAGGACCAACAAGAATTAGTGTTGATAGGATTAAAGTGAAAAGTAATTATTCAGTGCTCTAACTGCAGCAAGATACAAAATTTAGGAACAGAGAACAAAGCTTATCAACATCTGTGCCCTCAAGTTAGACCCTGCTTTTGATTGAAGATCATGATATTCATGATTAGAATGGCAAATAGCAAGTGTTAGGGAATAAGTAATATAATATAGTGTTAGTGGCCTTGGGCTTATGTTAGTCTTAAAATGTGTTTTATTCCTCAGTATAAATAGACaagatgactcccataattaagtTAGTCACTCCTTTTACTCTCTTTCTCTAATTTCAAGCAT from Arachis ipaensis cultivar K30076 chromosome B09, Araip1.1, whole genome shotgun sequence includes these protein-coding regions:
- the LOC107618788 gene encoding mediator of RNA polymerase II transcription subunit 9; the encoded protein is MDQFSSGGNWTMIPTHNTNTPTHSQSQDPLYLHQQQQQQQQQQFLHQTFQQPQQPQFQQQQQLYQQQQQQQQQQQQQQQQLLLQQQQQQQQQQQQQQQLQQQQQQQQQQQQQQQNLHQSLASHYHLLHLVENLAEVIEHGTPDQQSDALITELSTHFEKCQQLLNSISDSISTKAMTVEGQNKKLEESEQLLNQRRDLIANYRNSVEELVKSEP